Part of the Gracilimonas sp. genome is shown below.
TATCTCTTTCTGATCATAACCGATCTAATGCTTTTACTTTGAGAAATTAGTTCTCTGTAGGACCTTCATCCCAGTTTTGAGCACTGGAGATATTCGGGAGCCCCCAGCCGCGGCCGTTCCAGCCCTGGAAGTCGTCCAAGCGGAATGCCCAGAATCCGGTTCCCATATCACTAACTACGATAAGGCCGTCTTCATTGCGCACATCTACTCCAAAAGCTCCGTTACAGGTATTATCTCCACACATTCCGGACTGATGCTTTCCAAGAAAGGTATCATAATAGGCAACGGTTTTTGGCTCATCCGGGCTGAATAAATCCACAACCAGTAAGCCATCCTCATAACCGGACACGAATAGATACGGCCACCTCACTTCGTGATTGTGCACCAGGTTTTCATAGTCAAAATTCCAGGAACTTATGGGATCGCTGATGTTCTGAACGTCACCATCAAGAGCAGGTTTCAAATCAAAAATTCGTAGCGGGGCATGCATGTATTCTGTTTCCCCAACAATATAACGGCCATCCGGTGATGGAGTAACCGTGTGTCCCCAAACAACTCCGCTCACGCCGGTCACTGAAGCCAGCAAGCTGACCGAATCCATCTCAGTCACATCAAACACAAAATAACCGCCGGCTCCACCGCCATAAAAGCGATCTTGCTGGCTATCGGGATGATATCCCACGTAAAAATCATGATACCCTAAAGAAGCACCGGCCATGCGAGCGGGAGTGTCCGGGTTAGGAATGGTTCCGGCAAGGATATCTTCTTTCCCTTCAACAAATTTCCCAAGGTCATATACATAGGCATCATCTCCAGAGGTGGTGGCAAACAGCAGGGGCCGGCCATCAGAATGCTTGTACATAAATATATTGTGGAAGCCACCCGGGTGTTCTGCATTGCGAACATAACCCACGGTTTTCACTTTGCTCACATCCGGTAATCCGGTTACATCAACGACAACGGCACCGGCATCGGTATTTGGTCCGCCCTGAAAAAACTGCAGCGACTGTACCACATAGTAGCGGTTTTTATGTTTGAAGTATTTGGGATCCATTCCGCCCAGCCCAACATGCAGCTCTTCATTTGGCATTCGCCAGCGGTAAATTACCTCAGCTTTTTCAGGATTTGATAAGTCAATGATGTCGAAGCCTTTCTCGGCCTGCATCCTTCCCACATAAGCATATGGGCGGCTTAATTCCTGTTCAATTACAATATCCGTAACACTTAAAGGAGCTCCCAGTGGCACATGAGAAAGCACCTCAAGATTATCACTCCGCTTTGGCAGCTCATCGTTTACCTGGGCCAAGGCTGTAAACCCGCTCACGTTTAAAAAAAGAATCACCGCATAAATAAATGGCTTATACATATATCCCGATTTTAGCATTAATAAGAAGCTGCTAATTACGAAATACCTGCGGCAAATGGAAGGGGCTTCACAAATCTTATCAATTATGATAAGAGTGAAAACGTCAGATCGCTTTTTCCTTGCCCCTCATTATAGCGCCGAGAATAGCGGTGAATAATGCGGCCCCGATGATAGACCAAATAACGGGGAAGGGACTTCCGCTGATTTCAATAGTCCAAAGTTCAGGCAGGCCCAGTTCGCTGGCAATCCACTTGCCAATGATGGCACCAATAAAACCAACCCCGGCTGAGATCAGGCAGCCTCCAAAACTATATCCGCTGATGCTTTGCCCAATGCCTCCACAAATAGCGGCGATCAGCAGTAACAATAGAAATCCAAAAAATGACATAATACTTCAGTTAGATTTTAATTTCGGTTCAGGCTTTCTGTTCTAATACTACAGCCGGCTCCAGAGGTTTCACGATTACATGCTCGTCCACATCAAACAGAAGCCGGTTATCGGTATGTACAATGTACTTATCTCCCTTAAAAAGTACGTGGTAGGTAATATCGTGCCCGCGAAACTCCCGCCCAACAATGATGCCGCTTTCATTTCCATTTTCTTTGCACCGCTCAATGGTCAGGTGCTCCGGCCTGATAGAACATAAAATCAGGCCTTCGGCTTCTTTGTTTATTTTAACCGGACCCAGCCGGGTTTCTACATTATCAGATCCGTCAGCATGAGCTCGGAATAAGTTCGTTCGGCCTAAAAACTGGGCTACAAATTGTGTTTTGGGATGATAGTACACCTCTTCCGGAGTCCCGATTTGCTCAATCTGCCCGTTATTCATTACTGCGATCCGGTCGGCAAAAGAAAGGGCTTCCTCCTGATCATGAGTTACAAGAATTGCACTCATCCCGGATTTCTTGAGAATAGCACGAACTTCTTTTCGGGTGGTGTCGCGGAGCATGGCATCGAGTCCTGAAAAAGGCTCATCCATTAGCACGAGCCGCGGCTTGGGGGCGATAGCCCGGGCCAGCGCTACCCGCTGCTGCTGCCCGCCGGAAAGCTCATCAGGCATACGGTGTTTGTACTTTTCCATACCCGTTCGGCAAAGCACTTCTTCAGCTAAAACCGGGCGCTTCTTTTTCTCTACTTCCCGAAGGCCAAAAGCCACATTCTCGAGCGCGTTCATGTGTGGGAAAAGTGCGTAATCCTGAAACACAAAACCTATCTCTCTTTTCTGTGGAGAAAGACGTTTCCGGGTACTTTCAACCAGCTCATTTTCGATGTGTACTTCGCCGGCTTCGCACTGTTCAAAACCTGCGATTAGGCGCAGAGTTGTAGTCTTCCCGCATCCGCTGGGGCCTAACAGTGCGAATATTTCATTCTTACTAACTTCAAAACTGACATCGTTTACAACGGGCCCGCTTTGGTCGAATGACTTCGTTAATCCGGATATTTTTAACAGAGAGTTTTTCATGTAGTTGCTGAACCAAAATATATTCATTTAGATTCAGTCTATATAAGATACGGACTAATCTGATACTTCTGAAAGTTTTGCCCCGTGAATATTTGTGAAACAGGTTGGGATAATGTAAGTTTAATTCGTTTCGGGAATACCATTTACAGATAATTATCAACTAACTACTATTCTTATGAAAAAAGTAAGCATCTACACATTGTTGTTGGCAGTGGCTTTGGTGAGTTTCCAGGCGTGCGGACCAAGCGAAGAAGAACGAAGAGCTAAAGAACAAGCACGACTTGACTCTCTCAGACAAGTTCAGGAACAAAGAATCGCTGAGATGATGCAGGCCCGGGAAGACAGTATTGCACAGGCCAAGCAACAACAGGAAATGGTGGAAGAGCAACAGGGTCCTCAGTTTGCTGAAGACGGAACGTATGTAGTTCAGGTTGGAGCTTTCCGGTCGGAAGAAGAGGCAAACGAATATAAAAACACCTTAACCGATCGTGATTATCCTCATGTATATACGGTTAAAATAGGGAAGGAAGAAACCGGTGATGTTTGGTTCCGGCTGCGGGTTGGCTTCTTTGCTGAGAAAGCCGAAGCTGAAGAATTTGGAGCTGAGCTGGGTAGTGAATTGAATACCGGCTACTGGGTTTCTAAAGTTCAGAGATCAGGAAGCTAATACTATTTTAAGCTTAAATAATTTATAGTTGTATCTCTCCCAAGCATTTGCTTAATTACAGATGCGCTCAAGTAGCGTCTCTCTTGATGAATAGTCAGCCCCGCACATTAGATAAATGTGCGGGGCTATTTTTTTGCATCTTTTTTATTCCAACTTCGTAACCTTCCACTCCGAAAAACTTTCCTAATTCTACGGTTTACGTTATTATGCAGCTTCAACATCATTCACCAACCTCAATAAAAGTGGAATGAAAAATTTCAGTATTGCTACACGCCAACATGATCACGTAAGTATACTGGATATCAGTGGAGAGCTTGATGCGCATACTGCTTCTCAGCTTGAGAACGCACTAAAATCGTTAATTGATGAAGAAAGCTATGCTATCATCGTCAACTGCTCCGGTCTGGATTATATAGCCAGTGCCGGTTTAGGTGTTTTTATGGCTTACATCGAAGATGTGAGAAGTTTAGGCGGCGACATCAAACTGACAAATATGAACGACCGCGTTTATAACGTATTCGATCTGTTGGGCTTTCCAACTTTGTATGATATCCTGGAAGATGAAAAAGAAGCCTTAGAAAGCTTTGACAATTAAATAACCAAGAGAGTGGCTGGAAATAATAACATACAAACCCTTTCTGTTGAAGCTTCTACAGAGCATCTCGCCAAAGTGCGGGATTTTGTTGCTGCCCACGCCGAAAATATCGGGCTCAGCCAAAAAGATATTTCAGAAATAAGGCTGGCAGTGGATGAAGCCTACACCAATATCATTAAACACGCCTATAAAAACTCCCCCACTGAAAAAGTGAATATAGAAATTGGCTCAAACGCCAACCAGCTATGGATTTCATTGATGGATGAAGGGAATAGTTTTGACCCCAGCACTTACAGCGAACCCGACCTTATGCAACGCATCAAAGAAAAGAAACGCGGCGGCATGGGCGTTTACCTGATCCGTAAGCTCATGGATCAGGTACAGTATAACCGCAAAGGACATACCAACGAAATACGTATGGTCAAAAACCTTTGACGCATCGTGGATATAAAAACTTCTCTTTCGAATACTGAAGAACGCCAAAGCCGATTTGAGCTTCGTACCCTGCTGGAAACCAGCCGGATGCTCATCGAGTCGCAGGAACCGGATTTTGTACTGAACAATCTTCTGCTGATTACCATGGGGAAGCTGCTGGTGCCCAAGGGAATGATTCTCATCAATAAAGGCTCGAATCATTTTTACCTGGTAAGCAAGATTAAGGGAAAGAGTGATCTTGATGAGGATGATTCAGTTCAGCTTGAATTTCCTGAGGCCGAGCTGGATCGTACGGTACTTAAAGCGGAAGAATTTCCTGAGATTTCAAAAAAACTGGGGCTGGCTGAAGGCAGCATCTTTTTTAACCTGAGAACCACCAATCATCACCTTGGTTTTTTATGCCTGGGGCCAAAGGGAAATAAACAGCCGCTTACAGCTAGTGAACTGGAGTTCATCGAAAGCCTGACTATCATTTCTTCGGTGGCTATTGCCAACTCACGAATGTTCCAGGAGCTTCGACTGATAAACCGGAAGCTTGATCGCAAAGTACACGATCTGAACACCCTTCTGGAGCTCAGTAAAGATTTCAATATGATGGTGGACCGGGATGAAATTGCCCGAACGTTCAAGTTTGCCATGCTGGGGCAAATGTTGATCCGAACGTTCTTTTTTGTACTGGATGTTGACGGAGAAAAATCTATTGTAGCCAGCAGCGGGTTAAAGGAACAGCCTACTGATAAAGAACTGAATACACTTTTTGAACTCGAAGATGTTTTCTATTGTGATGAAGAACATGACTGTCCCTTTTTGGAGAAAAATGGCATCAAACTGCTAATCGCGCTCCGCTTTCAAAATGAAAAAATTGGTGTTGTAGGGGTTGGAGCTCCCGCCAATAAAGAGCCTTATGGTAAAGAGCAGGTCAACTTTTTACAGTCGCTGGGAAACCTGGCTTTGCTTACCATCCAAAAGACATTATTGCTCGAAGAGCAGATAGAAAAGCAGCGAATGGAAGAGGAGCTCAACCTTGCCAAAACCATTCAGCAAGGGCTGCTTCCATCCCCAATTCCAACCATCGAAGGTTTTGATTTAGAGGCTACTAACATTTCCTCCCGTCAGGTGGGTGGCGACTATTTCGATGTGCTTGAAACTCCCGACAACGGGCATATACTCGCCATTGCCGATGTTACCGGAAAGGGAGTGCCGGCTTCGTTGTTGATGGCCAACCTGCAATCGATGTTACATGCCTTAGCCCCGATTGACATAACCCTGTCGGAGGCTACCGGAAGCATTAATGATATCATTCATAAAAATACACCGGCTGACAAATTCATCACTTTCTTCTGGGGAAAAATATCGGCCGACGGCAAGCAATTTGATTATGTGAACGCGGGCCATAACAACCCAATGCTATTCAAAAAAGGCAGCAAAGAACCGGTTGAACTTGATGCGGGTGGCGTGATTTTAGGCGCCATGCCTTCCATGATGCCTTATGATTCAGCCTCCATTAACCTGGAAACCGGCGATACGTTGATTTTTTATACCGATGGCGTTACCGAAGCGATGAACCCAGAACAAACCGAAGAGTACGAGGAAGAAAGGCTTGTTCAATGCATTCAATCCCATCTTGAAAAATCATCAAGCGAAATAATGAATGCTGTTATCGATGACATTATGGACTTTTCGGATGGCATTCAGTACGATGACATCACCCTACTGGTGCTGAAGGTTAATTAAAGGTTTTTAAACCCAGCACTCCGGTTCCCGTTGCGGTCTTCTCTCTGTTATGCGCTAATATAGTCTGATACGTGCTGTACCGGTTCATAATTTCATTTACATACCGGACCGTCTCAATACCCCTGCAAAAACCGTAGCGTGCATGCTGGTAGTATTTACGCTGCATCAGCTTTAATAAAGACTCCGACACATCCTCCCATTCATTGGGGTTTTTATTGTGATCGATAGTGAGCCGGCGGGCATCAGCAAGGTGGCCGGAACCGGCATTGTATGCAGCCAGGGCAAACGACCATTTATTGGTAGAGTCCATATAGGCGTAATGGTCAAGATGAGAAGCCAGAATTTTAGCACCCTCACGAATATTCACTTCCGGGATATACAATGAGTCAGATGAGATTTCTGAGAACCTTGGTAACACCTGCATAATCCCTACGGCTCCTGCCCAACTCACCGAGCTTGGATTAAATTTCGATTCCTGCGCAGCTATAGCGGTAAGCATCACCCAGTCGACATCCATTTCATCGGCTACCTCACGAATCATATTATCATAGGGAGAAATAGTGCCGTATTGCTCTCCCTGATAAGTAGGGCTGTAGTAATCAGCTATTTGGTTGCCCGACTCAAAGTATTTTTTCCGTAATACATTCAGAAATGCAGAGCGTTTGGGAACCCCATCCTCATCAAAACGAAAATGCTTGTACAGAAAACGGTTTAGCTGATACTCAAGATCGGGAGCATTTTTGCGGACTGCCCAGGCAATGGTATCACTTTCGGCAATTAGTGGTCCTTTTATAAGTCCATTCATGTATTTATCGGCTGCATCAAAAATATTGTCGTCAGCAACGGTAGCTTCATACGTGCCATCGGCTACCTGAAATAATACCGACTCGGTGTCCATATCTTCAGGGATAATGTTGATGTTCACCGGGAAGCCTTCATCTTTTAGCTCTTTTAAGCGAACGTAGTATGAACTATTCCGGCGAACACTGATGGGAATTCCCTCCATATCCGAAATACTTTCCGGTTTAAAACCCAGGTCATCCGAAACTACAATAAGCTGATCAACCATGTTGTACGGACGGGTAAACTCTACCACCTGCTTTCTTTCGGGGGTGATGGTGTAATTGGCCGCTATAATATCACCGCGACCGCTATTGAGCAGGTCATAGGGACTTTCATCAGGGCCGGTAATCACAACCTCAAGGGCAAGGTCATTTTCTTTTGTGAAGGCTTTCAGCAGCTCGTATTCAAAACCAACCTGAACTCCTTTATACAGAAAATAGGAGCCCGAACTGTAGCTGGTAATCATACGGAGTACGCCGTTCCTTTTAATCTCTGCAAAGTCTCTTTCAACGGGTTCACTTACAGAAACAGGGAGGGTTTCGCTGTTCTCGCGTGTGTCTGAAGATTGCGAACAGCTTAAGAAAAGCATAGCTCCACAGCCGGTGAGGAGCAAATACTTAGACACTCCAATAATGTTGTCTCTTTCAAATAGCATTAAGTGATGTTGGTTTCATTATTGTTTGAAATCAATTCTATAATGAAGTCACAATTCCATCTGCCGGAAGTAATGATACACCTATTTAAGCTGAATTCCTGAATTCTTAGTAATGTTTAATCTAATTCAGCATTTCTAACGTTGAAATAACCGAAAAGGTTCGCGAAATGCCTTTTACCCCTGATTTGTATTGACTTACCGATATTCTCTATATCAAATTCCTATACACTAACCCTTTTTATTGGATAAATTGAGTCGAAATACCCGGGTTATTCATCGATCTCTCTCTTATGCTTCGGCTTCTTTTTCCAGGTAAGCACAACCCCTACTAAGGTCACAAAAATGGCCACAAAGGAAAGAATCGCCGGAAGTTCTCCGAGGATAAAAAACGCAAGCACGGTCGCAAACACGGGTTCAGTCAGAATTAAGGTGGAAAGTAATGTGGGTGAAACGAATTTAACGGCGTAGTTTAGAGAACCGTGGCCCATCAGCTGCGGACCTATGGCCAATCCCAGCCCTACCCAAATCACCACCGGGGAAATGTGCTGGGGCATTCCTTCCACAATCAGCAAAATAGTAACACAGGTTGCTGCCGCATAGCCATAAACCGGGAATACATACCCGAGCCAGGATCGGTTTTGCCGGATTTTTCTCCCGATCAGAAAATAAACGGCAAAGATAGCTGCTGCTCCGAAAGCCATCGCATTTCCAAGCAAGGGGTTGGCAAAGGTTGACTCCGTATTGTAATCAGAGATTCCTAAAAGGACGGATCCGGCAAAAGCGATAAACACTCCAATCCATACGGTGGGAGCAAACTCCATTTTGTACAACACCCGTTCGGCTACAATCAACATAATGGGGTGAATGGTAACCAGCACCGAAGCTGAAGCCACCGAGGTGTAATAAAGTGAACTGATCCAAAGTATGAAGTGAAGCCCTAAGGCAATCCCGGCAAAGGCCATCCATTTGGTTTCATTACCCACCGGCTTTACATCGTATTTGTCGCTCTTTTTTTGATAGATATAAAAAGGCAGCAGCATCAGAAAAGCGCCTACCGTACGTATGGCCACTAACAAAAGGGCCGAATGTTCGGTAGCAAACTTCACTAAAATGGGGGCAAAGCCAAAGGTGGTGAGCCCAACTATAAGGATCAGATAAACTTTAGCTTTTGAATAATCCTGACTCAAAATACTCCTATCGGATTCGATCCATTGAACGGACTAATTCCTCATCTTTTTTTATAAAACGAAGTGCTAAAATCTGAAACAGGAGTCCTGCAATTACAAGCCCGGTTCCAAGCGCTTCATCCCAAAGGTAGGTTCCGATTCCTCCCAGTGAAAATAAAACACCCACACAAAACCCAAGACCGATTACCTGAAACAGCGCAGCTCTTTTCACCCAAGCTATCTGATTTTTCCGGTTATTATAGAGGAAGATGGAAAAGACGTTTATGATTAAAGCCACTAACAACGAACTTGCCAGGCCAATGCCAATCCAGAGCTGAGGATCGTTCATGGCTTTCTCGTAAATGGGGGTAAAGTAAACCGAAAGATTAAGTATGGATGCCAGTGCCAGAAATACCGTTTGTAGTCGTTGTATCACAGAATGTTGTTTTTAATTTTTCTTATAAGATAAAAGTTTTCGTAAACAAAAAAGCCCGTC
Proteins encoded:
- a CDS encoding DMT family transporter gives rise to the protein MSQDYSKAKVYLILIVGLTTFGFAPILVKFATEHSALLLVAIRTVGAFLMLLPFYIYQKKSDKYDVKPVGNETKWMAFAGIALGLHFILWISSLYYTSVASASVLVTIHPIMLIVAERVLYKMEFAPTVWIGVFIAFAGSVLLGISDYNTESTFANPLLGNAMAFGAAAIFAVYFLIGRKIRQNRSWLGYVFPVYGYAAATCVTILLIVEGMPQHISPVVIWVGLGLAIGPQLMGHGSLNYAVKFVSPTLLSTLILTEPVFATVLAFFILGELPAILSFVAIFVTLVGVVLTWKKKPKHKREIDE
- a CDS encoding ATP-binding protein, whose translation is MAGNNNIQTLSVEASTEHLAKVRDFVAAHAENIGLSQKDISEIRLAVDEAYTNIIKHAYKNSPTEKVNIEIGSNANQLWISLMDEGNSFDPSTYSEPDLMQRIKEKKRGGMGVYLIRKLMDQVQYNRKGHTNEIRMVKNL
- a CDS encoding SpoIIE family protein phosphatase, translated to MDIKTSLSNTEERQSRFELRTLLETSRMLIESQEPDFVLNNLLLITMGKLLVPKGMILINKGSNHFYLVSKIKGKSDLDEDDSVQLEFPEAELDRTVLKAEEFPEISKKLGLAEGSIFFNLRTTNHHLGFLCLGPKGNKQPLTASELEFIESLTIISSVAIANSRMFQELRLINRKLDRKVHDLNTLLELSKDFNMMVDRDEIARTFKFAMLGQMLIRTFFFVLDVDGEKSIVASSGLKEQPTDKELNTLFELEDVFYCDEEHDCPFLEKNGIKLLIALRFQNEKIGVVGVGAPANKEPYGKEQVNFLQSLGNLALLTIQKTLLLEEQIEKQRMEEELNLAKTIQQGLLPSPIPTIEGFDLEATNISSRQVGGDYFDVLETPDNGHILAIADVTGKGVPASLLMANLQSMLHALAPIDITLSEATGSINDIIHKNTPADKFITFFWGKISADGKQFDYVNAGHNNPMLFKKGSKEPVELDAGGVILGAMPSMMPYDSASINLETGDTLIFYTDGVTEAMNPEQTEEYEEERLVQCIQSHLEKSSSEIMNAVIDDIMDFSDGIQYDDITLLVLKVN
- a CDS encoding STAS domain-containing protein, with amino-acid sequence MKNFSIATRQHDHVSILDISGELDAHTASQLENALKSLIDEESYAIIVNCSGLDYIASAGLGVFMAYIEDVRSLGGDIKLTNMNDRVYNVFDLLGFPTLYDILEDEKEALESFDN
- a CDS encoding transporter substrate-binding domain-containing protein, with the translated sequence MLFERDNIIGVSKYLLLTGCGAMLFLSCSQSSDTRENSETLPVSVSEPVERDFAEIKRNGVLRMITSYSSGSYFLYKGVQVGFEYELLKAFTKENDLALEVVITGPDESPYDLLNSGRGDIIAANYTITPERKQVVEFTRPYNMVDQLIVVSDDLGFKPESISDMEGIPISVRRNSSYYVRLKELKDEGFPVNINIIPEDMDTESVLFQVADGTYEATVADDNIFDAADKYMNGLIKGPLIAESDTIAWAVRKNAPDLEYQLNRFLYKHFRFDEDGVPKRSAFLNVLRKKYFESGNQIADYYSPTYQGEQYGTISPYDNMIREVADEMDVDWVMLTAIAAQESKFNPSSVSWAGAVGIMQVLPRFSEISSDSLYIPEVNIREGAKILASHLDHYAYMDSTNKWSFALAAYNAGSGHLADARRLTIDHNKNPNEWEDVSESLLKLMQRKYYQHARYGFCRGIETVRYVNEIMNRYSTYQTILAHNREKTATGTGVLGLKTFN
- a CDS encoding ABC transporter ATP-binding protein, whose product is MKNSLLKISGLTKSFDQSGPVVNDVSFEVSKNEIFALLGPSGCGKTTTLRLIAGFEQCEAGEVHIENELVESTRKRLSPQKREIGFVFQDYALFPHMNALENVAFGLREVEKKKRPVLAEEVLCRTGMEKYKHRMPDELSGGQQQRVALARAIAPKPRLVLMDEPFSGLDAMLRDTTRKEVRAILKKSGMSAILVTHDQEEALSFADRIAVMNNGQIEQIGTPEEVYYHPKTQFVAQFLGRTNLFRAHADGSDNVETRLGPVKINKEAEGLILCSIRPEHLTIERCKENGNESGIIVGREFRGHDITYHVLFKGDKYIVHTDNRLLFDVDEHVIVKPLEPAVVLEQKA
- a CDS encoding DUF4293 family protein, whose protein sequence is MIQRLQTVFLALASILNLSVYFTPIYEKAMNDPQLWIGIGLASSLLVALIINVFSIFLYNNRKNQIAWVKRAALFQVIGLGFCVGVLFSLGGIGTYLWDEALGTGLVIAGLLFQILALRFIKKDEELVRSMDRIR
- a CDS encoding SPOR domain-containing protein yields the protein MKKVSIYTLLLAVALVSFQACGPSEEERRAKEQARLDSLRQVQEQRIAEMMQAREDSIAQAKQQQEMVEEQQGPQFAEDGTYVVQVGAFRSEEEANEYKNTLTDRDYPHVYTVKIGKEETGDVWFRLRVGFFAEKAEAEEFGAELGSELNTGYWVSKVQRSGS